The following are encoded together in the Actinomycetota bacterium genome:
- a CDS encoding M23 family metallopeptidase, with protein MTRPSEPASLAESFAAHTRLQVGAATLDRMSAPGEARVRRRRRRFRLRQLGAVVAVAAAVAGSVALGASVGERTATRRPPLAAAQGGRLDVSDVGQPRSAGATTTTTSTAFASYADLQLVLPSDQVRLVGFHEAAFADALPLTPAGSLLANDNTTKFRPPPDRDGVGYVVLSSRGRTNPATSAVDVALPPGTPVASLIDGTVTLVEHYQLYGRHPDTRVEIAPAGRLDLRVVLIHLTDVRVRPGQRVQAGRTVVAGAANFFPFRSHVDRYVEGDPGPHVHIEVKRPASGA; from the coding sequence GTGACGCGACCGAGCGAGCCTGCGAGCCTGGCCGAGTCCTTCGCGGCGCACACCCGGTTGCAGGTCGGCGCGGCGACGCTCGACAGGATGAGCGCTCCGGGCGAGGCCCGGGTGCGACGACGGCGTCGCCGGTTCCGGCTGCGGCAGCTGGGTGCGGTGGTCGCGGTGGCGGCTGCCGTGGCCGGCTCCGTGGCTCTGGGTGCGTCGGTCGGGGAGCGGACGGCCACGCGGCGACCGCCGCTCGCCGCCGCGCAAGGCGGACGCCTCGATGTCAGCGACGTTGGCCAGCCGCGCTCGGCGGGAGCCACCACCACGACGACCAGCACCGCGTTCGCCTCGTACGCCGATCTGCAGCTGGTCCTGCCCAGCGACCAGGTGCGCTTGGTGGGATTCCACGAGGCCGCGTTCGCCGACGCGCTGCCGCTGACGCCGGCGGGATCTCTGCTGGCGAACGACAACACCACCAAGTTCCGTCCGCCGCCCGACCGTGACGGCGTCGGCTACGTGGTGCTGTCGTCGCGAGGCCGCACCAACCCGGCCACGTCCGCGGTGGACGTTGCGCTCCCGCCCGGGACGCCGGTGGCGAGCCTGATCGACGGCACCGTCACGCTGGTGGAGCATTACCAGCTGTACGGACGTCACCCCGACACGCGGGTCGAGATCGCCCCTGCCGGTCGACTCGACCTGCGGGTCGTGCTGATCCACCTCACGGACGTCCGCGTGCGCCCCGGGCAGCGGGTGCAGGCGGGGCGCACGGTGGTGGCTGGCGCCGCGAACTTCTTCCCCTTCCGCTCCCACGTCGATCGCTACGTCGAGGGCGATCCGGGCCCCCACGTCCACATCGAGGTCAAGCGACCCGCCAGTGGGGCGTAG